Proteins co-encoded in one Inmirania thermothiophila genomic window:
- the pdxA gene encoding 4-hydroxythreonine-4-phosphate dehydrogenase PdxA, whose product MSLRLAVTAGEPAGVGPELCLRLAERDWPWEPVVVADRALLEARARALGWDVALTEADLAAPPRPARAGRLAVLHVPAPGTATPGRPDPALAPYVVETVRRAVRGCLAGRFAALVTAPVHKGVINDAGIPFSGHTELVAAECGAAQPVMMLVAQRLRVALVTTHLPLRAVPEAVRRERVEAVLAVLEHDLRHRFRIPRPRILVCGLNPHAGEGGHLGREEIEHIAPAVAKARAGGADVIGPLPADTAFTPARLAGADAVLAMYHDQGLPVLKHRGFGRAVNVTLGLPIVRTSVDHGTALELAGTGRADPGSLHEALRLAATLAGAP is encoded by the coding sequence ATGAGCCTGCGCCTCGCCGTCACCGCCGGCGAGCCCGCCGGGGTCGGACCGGAGCTCTGCCTGCGCCTTGCCGAGCGGGACTGGCCCTGGGAGCCGGTGGTGGTGGCCGACCGCGCCCTGCTCGAGGCCCGCGCCCGCGCCCTCGGCTGGGACGTGGCCCTGACGGAGGCGGACCTCGCAGCACCGCCGCGCCCGGCCCGCGCCGGCCGTCTCGCCGTCCTCCACGTCCCCGCCCCGGGCACCGCCACGCCCGGACGGCCCGACCCGGCCCTCGCCCCCTACGTGGTGGAGACGGTGCGGCGGGCGGTGCGCGGCTGCCTCGCCGGGCGCTTCGCCGCCCTCGTCACCGCCCCCGTGCACAAGGGCGTCATCAACGACGCCGGCATCCCCTTCAGCGGGCACACCGAGCTCGTCGCCGCCGAGTGCGGCGCGGCCCAGCCGGTGATGATGCTGGTGGCGCAGCGGCTGCGCGTCGCCCTCGTCACCACCCACCTGCCCCTGCGGGCGGTCCCCGAGGCCGTGCGCCGCGAGCGGGTGGAGGCGGTGCTGGCGGTCCTCGAGCACGACCTGCGCCACCGCTTCCGCATCCCGCGCCCGCGCATCCTGGTCTGCGGTCTCAACCCCCACGCCGGGGAGGGCGGCCACCTCGGGCGGGAGGAGATCGAGCACATCGCCCCGGCGGTGGCGAAGGCCCGCGCCGGCGGCGCCGACGTGATCGGCCCGCTGCCCGCCGACACCGCCTTCACCCCGGCCCGCCTCGCCGGCGCCGACGCGGTCCTCGCCATGTACCACGATCAGGGGCTGCCGGTGCTCAAGCACCGCGGCTTCGGTCGCGCCGTCAACGTCACCCTCGGCCTGCCCATCGTGCGCACCTCGGTGGACCACGGCACGGCCCTGGAGCTCGCCGGCACCGGGCGCGCCGACCCCGGCAGCCTGCACGAGGCGCTGCGTCTCGCCGCCACCCTCGCCGGCGCGCCATGA
- a CDS encoding peptidylprolyl isomerase, which produces MRKALLLLLAAWLALPALAPAAEPLDRIVAVVNDDVITATELAARIDLVRRQLEADGTPIPPRDELARQVLEREILDRIQLQAAAAAGIQVDDTTVDQALRNLARDNGLGLDRFRELIESQGYPYARFREDLRRQITIGRLRQRAVFSRIQVQEHEIRRFLEREDPLAADREYRLGHILVALPEGATPERIEAARRRAEAILERLRAGADFARTAVAESDGQQALAGGDLGWRKPGQLPTPFVEEVRRMRPGEIAGPIRTASGFHIIKLLEVRGGEARRRVTQTHARHILVRTSAVVDDTEARRRLLLLRARALAGEDFAALARAHSEDPVSAAEGGDLGWVGPGDVVPEFEKAMAALAPGEISEPFRTRFGWHIVQVLGRRSHDNTEEARREEAVRQIRRRKSEEELALWLQRLRDEAHVEVRLGSG; this is translated from the coding sequence ATGCGCAAGGCCCTCCTGCTCCTGCTCGCCGCGTGGCTGGCGCTGCCCGCCCTCGCGCCGGCGGCCGAGCCGCTCGACCGCATCGTCGCGGTGGTCAACGACGACGTCATCACCGCCACCGAGCTCGCCGCCCGCATCGACCTCGTGCGGCGCCAGCTCGAGGCCGACGGCACCCCGATCCCGCCGCGCGACGAGCTCGCCCGGCAGGTGCTCGAGCGCGAGATCCTCGACCGCATCCAGCTCCAGGCCGCGGCGGCCGCGGGCATCCAGGTGGACGACACCACCGTCGACCAGGCGCTTCGCAACCTCGCCCGCGACAACGGCCTCGGCCTCGACCGCTTCCGCGAGCTCATCGAGTCCCAGGGCTACCCCTACGCCCGCTTCCGCGAGGACCTGCGCCGCCAGATCACCATCGGGCGGCTGCGCCAGCGCGCCGTCTTCTCCCGCATCCAGGTGCAGGAGCACGAGATCCGGCGCTTCCTCGAGCGGGAGGATCCCCTCGCCGCAGACCGCGAGTACCGGCTCGGGCACATCCTGGTCGCCCTCCCCGAGGGGGCCACGCCGGAGCGCATCGAGGCCGCGCGGCGCCGCGCCGAGGCGATCCTCGAGCGCCTGCGCGCCGGCGCCGACTTCGCCCGGACCGCGGTCGCCGAGTCCGACGGCCAGCAGGCCCTCGCCGGCGGCGACCTCGGCTGGCGCAAGCCGGGCCAGCTCCCCACCCCCTTCGTCGAGGAGGTGCGGCGGATGCGCCCCGGCGAGATCGCCGGTCCCATCCGCACCGCCAGCGGCTTCCACATCATCAAGCTGCTGGAGGTGCGCGGCGGCGAGGCCCGCCGGCGCGTCACCCAGACCCACGCCCGCCACATCCTCGTGCGCACCAGCGCCGTGGTGGACGACACCGAGGCCCGCCGCCGCCTCCTGCTGCTGCGGGCGCGCGCCCTCGCGGGCGAGGACTTCGCCGCCCTCGCCCGGGCCCACTCGGAGGATCCGGTCTCGGCCGCCGAGGGCGGCGACCTGGGCTGGGTCGGCCCGGGGGACGTGGTGCCGGAGTTCGAGAAGGCGATGGCGGCGCTCGCGCCGGGCGAGATCAGCGAGCCCTTCCGCACCCGCTTCGGCTGGCACATCGTGCAGGTGCTGGGGCGGCGCAGCCACGACAACACCGAGGAGGCGCGTCGCGAGGAGGCCGTGCGCCAGATCCGCCGCCGCAAGAGCGAGGAGGAGCTCGCCCTGTGGCTGCAGCGGCTGCGCGACGAGGCCCACGTCGAGGTGCGCCTCGGCTCCGGATGA
- a CDS encoding LPS-assembly protein LptD, whose protein sequence is MRARILLALLLLAHAAAAADPWDLCLPMDSGQAPRPEPAAGGGTRIRGREVAGDAHRLRARGEARIDTPARVVEAETLDYDRDTGVGTAEEGVRVSDGDTVIEAERARVEDDGARGELEGVRYRILSRHARGGADRVFMEDRDRYRLLGFTYTTCDPTAEFWRLEGPEVRIDMARGSGTAYHANLRIHGVPVFYLPVFSFPVDDRRKTGFLIPRLGSSSETGSELAVPWYWNIAPQYDLTLTPRLTSRRGAFLGVEARHLQRHGAGTLEADLVPEDRLTGGRRWLARWRESGRLGARWLYDLDAARASDTGYFEDFGETLAVASTTHLEQRADLTYAGPRWRTRLRLQAFQTVDGTVAETARPYRRLPALEVLLRNPPRLGPLEPGLRLEATRFEHDVKVEGRRLDLLGSLAWPLRRPWGFVVPRLWARHTAYDLAGPVTGEENPSRSLPGFSLDAGLVLERQTPRFLQTLEPRLFYLRVPYRDQSAIPVFDSARLELTFAGLFRDNRFSGADRVGDADQLTLALTSRLLDADGGRERLRASVGQILHFRDRRVVLPGKAPETAARSALVGELTAALAGGWRVLADARYDTETPRTEEANVRLQYRPDERHILNLAYRFEAEASRQSDLSFRWPLGRRWYTVGRWNRDLDARQDLETFLGLEYESCCWMLRVVGRRFVNDTEGDTNTSFYLQLVLKGLARVGNRLEDILGRGILGYPDGP, encoded by the coding sequence ATGCGCGCGCGCATCCTCCTCGCCCTCCTGCTCCTCGCCCACGCGGCGGCCGCGGCCGACCCCTGGGACCTGTGCCTGCCCATGGACTCCGGCCAAGCCCCGCGCCCGGAGCCCGCCGCCGGCGGCGGCACCCGCATCCGCGGCCGCGAGGTGGCGGGCGACGCCCATCGGCTGCGCGCCCGCGGCGAGGCCCGCATCGACACCCCGGCCCGGGTGGTGGAGGCCGAGACCCTGGACTACGACCGCGACACCGGGGTCGGCACCGCCGAGGAGGGGGTGCGGGTGAGCGACGGCGACACCGTGATCGAGGCCGAGCGGGCGCGCGTCGAGGACGACGGCGCCCGCGGCGAGCTCGAGGGCGTGCGCTACCGCATCCTCTCGCGCCACGCCCGCGGCGGCGCGGACCGGGTCTTCATGGAGGACCGCGACCGCTACCGGCTCCTCGGCTTCACCTACACCACCTGCGACCCGACGGCGGAGTTCTGGCGCCTCGAGGGGCCCGAGGTGCGCATCGACATGGCCCGCGGCAGCGGCACCGCCTACCACGCCAACCTGCGCATCCACGGCGTCCCCGTCTTCTATCTGCCCGTCTTCTCCTTCCCCGTGGACGACCGGCGCAAGACCGGCTTCCTGATCCCGCGCCTCGGCTCGAGCAGCGAGACCGGGAGCGAGCTCGCCGTCCCCTGGTACTGGAACATCGCGCCCCAGTACGACCTCACCCTGACGCCGCGGCTGACCTCGCGCCGCGGCGCCTTCCTCGGGGTGGAGGCGCGGCACCTGCAGCGCCACGGCGCCGGCACGCTGGAGGCCGACCTCGTGCCCGAGGACCGGCTCACGGGCGGGCGCCGCTGGCTCGCCCGCTGGCGCGAGAGCGGACGCCTCGGCGCCCGCTGGCTCTACGACCTCGACGCCGCCCGCGCCTCCGACACCGGCTATTTCGAGGACTTCGGCGAGACCCTGGCGGTGGCCAGCACGACCCATCTCGAGCAGCGGGCCGACCTCACCTACGCCGGTCCCCGCTGGCGCACCCGGCTGCGCCTGCAGGCCTTCCAGACCGTCGACGGCACCGTCGCCGAGACCGCCCGCCCCTACCGTCGCCTCCCGGCGCTGGAGGTGCTGCTGCGCAACCCGCCCCGGCTCGGCCCCTTGGAGCCCGGGCTGCGCCTGGAGGCGACCCGCTTCGAGCACGACGTCAAGGTGGAGGGGCGGCGCCTCGACCTCTTGGGCTCGCTGGCCTGGCCCCTGCGCCGCCCGTGGGGGTTCGTGGTGCCGAGGCTGTGGGCGCGGCACACCGCCTACGATCTGGCCGGACCCGTCACCGGGGAGGAGAACCCGAGCCGCTCGCTGCCCGGCTTCAGCCTCGACGCCGGGCTCGTCCTCGAGCGCCAGACCCCACGCTTCCTCCAGACCCTGGAGCCGCGCCTGTTCTACCTCCGGGTGCCCTACCGCGACCAGTCGGCGATCCCGGTCTTCGACAGCGCCCGCCTGGAGCTCACCTTCGCCGGGCTCTTCCGCGACAACCGCTTCAGCGGGGCCGACCGCGTCGGCGACGCCGACCAGCTCACGCTGGCCCTGACCTCGCGGCTGCTGGACGCCGACGGCGGCCGCGAGCGGCTCCGGGCCTCCGTGGGCCAGATCCTCCACTTCCGCGACCGGCGCGTGGTCCTGCCGGGCAAGGCACCGGAGACGGCGGCGCGCTCGGCGCTGGTGGGCGAGCTCACGGCAGCCCTGGCAGGCGGCTGGCGGGTCCTCGCCGACGCCCGCTACGACACCGAGACCCCGCGCACCGAGGAGGCCAACGTGCGCCTGCAGTACCGGCCCGACGAGCGCCACATCCTCAACCTCGCCTACCGCTTCGAGGCCGAGGCCTCGCGCCAGAGCGACCTCTCCTTCCGCTGGCCCCTCGGCCGGCGCTGGTACACGGTGGGGCGCTGGAACCGCGACCTCGACGCGCGCCAGGACCTCGAGACCTTCCTCGGCCTCGAGTACGAGAGCTGCTGCTGGATGCTGCGCGTGGTGGGCCGCCGCTTCGTCAACGACACCGAGGGCGACACCAACACCAGCTTCTACCTCCAGCTGGTGCTGAAGGGCCTGGCCCGGGTCGGCAACCGCCTCGAGGACATCCTCGGGCGTGGTATCCTTGGCTACCCCGACGGACCCTGA
- a CDS encoding aminoglycoside phosphotransferase family protein — translation MGAGQAMAAERAERLRAWLAARLGTAVPPLEPLAGDASFRRYFRLHLGGLGLVAVDAPPEREDSAPFVRLAGRLAALGVAVPRVLAADLAEGFLLVTDLGDTCYLEALREGDADALYGAALETLLRMQAGARPWAATLPPYDEALLRAELDLFPRWYLGRHLGARLGAAARRVLESAWRRLVAEALAQPRLFVHRDYHARNLMRLPEGGPGVLDFQDAVLGPATYDLVSLLRDCYIAWPPARVRGWALAWRAEARALGLLPDVGEARFLRWFDWMGVQRHLKAAGIFARLYHRDGKPGYLADIPRTLGYVTAVCEAYGELRPLGRLLADLGAEAAPCAP, via the coding sequence ATGGGCGCTGGGCAGGCGATGGCGGCGGAGCGCGCCGAGAGGCTGCGGGCGTGGCTCGCGGCGCGCCTCGGCACGGCGGTGCCGCCCCTCGAGCCCCTGGCCGGGGATGCGAGCTTCCGCCGCTACTTCCGGCTGCACCTGGGCGGGCTCGGGCTGGTGGCGGTGGACGCCCCGCCCGAGCGCGAGGACAGCGCTCCCTTCGTGCGTCTGGCGGGGCGGCTCGCGGCGCTGGGTGTGGCGGTGCCGCGGGTCCTCGCGGCGGATCTGGCCGAGGGCTTCCTGCTCGTCACCGACCTCGGCGACACCTGCTACCTCGAGGCCCTGCGCGAGGGCGACGCCGACGCCCTCTACGGGGCGGCGCTGGAGACGCTGCTGCGCATGCAGGCGGGGGCGCGGCCGTGGGCGGCGACGCTGCCGCCCTACGACGAGGCGCTGCTGCGGGCGGAGCTGGATCTCTTCCCGCGCTGGTATCTTGGACGCCACCTGGGCGCGCGCCTGGGCGCGGCGGCGCGGCGGGTGCTGGAGAGCGCCTGGCGGCGGCTGGTGGCCGAGGCGCTGGCGCAGCCGCGCCTCTTCGTCCACCGCGACTACCACGCCCGCAACCTGATGCGGCTGCCGGAGGGCGGGCCCGGTGTGCTGGACTTCCAGGACGCGGTGCTGGGGCCTGCCACCTACGACTTGGTCTCGCTGCTGCGCGACTGCTACATCGCCTGGCCGCCGGCGCGGGTGCGGGGCTGGGCCCTGGCGTGGCGGGCGGAGGCGCGCGCCCTGGGGCTGCTGCCCGACGTGGGCGAGGCCCGCTTCCTGCGCTGGTTCGACTGGATGGGGGTGCAGCGCCACCTCAAGGCGGCGGGCATCTTCGCCCGCCTCTACCACCGCGACGGCAAGCCCGGCTATCTCGCCGACATCCCCCGCACCCTGGGCTACGTGACGGCGGTGTGCGAGGCCTACGGCGAGCTGCGGCCCCTCGGCAGGCTGCTTGCGGACCTCGGTGCGGAGGCGGCCCCGTGCGCGCCCTGA
- the murU gene encoding N-acetylmuramate alpha-1-phosphate uridylyltransferase MurU: MRALILAAGRGERLRPLTDRTPKALLEVGGRALIEHHLVRLAAAGIREVAVNLGHLGERIRARLGDGRRHGVRITYFPEAPVLETAGAVVNALAWLGRGPFLVLNADVYTDLDPGRLRIPAWADAHLVLVPNPAHHPAGDFAIDAQGRVGGPGPRRTFAGIGLYRAALFAGCAPGPRPLGPLLREAAAAGRVSGVLHRGCWLDVGTPERLAEARRLAAALEGAHG; this comes from the coding sequence GTGCGCGCCCTGATCCTCGCCGCCGGGCGCGGCGAGCGCCTGCGCCCCCTCACCGACCGCACCCCCAAGGCCCTGCTCGAGGTGGGCGGGCGCGCCCTCATCGAGCATCACCTGGTGCGGCTGGCCGCGGCCGGGATCCGCGAGGTGGCGGTCAACCTCGGCCACCTGGGGGAGCGGATCCGCGCCCGCCTCGGCGACGGGCGCCGCCACGGCGTGCGCATCACCTACTTCCCGGAGGCGCCGGTGCTCGAGACCGCGGGGGCGGTGGTGAACGCGCTGGCGTGGCTGGGCCGGGGGCCCTTCCTCGTCCTCAACGCCGACGTCTACACCGATCTCGACCCCGGGCGGCTGCGCATCCCGGCGTGGGCCGACGCCCACCTGGTGCTGGTGCCCAATCCCGCCCACCACCCCGCCGGCGACTTCGCCATCGACGCGCAGGGCCGCGTCGGCGGCCCGGGACCGCGCCGGACCTTCGCCGGGATCGGGCTCTATCGCGCCGCGCTCTTCGCCGGGTGCGCGCCGGGGCCGCGGCCGCTGGGGCCGCTGCTGCGCGAGGCGGCGGCCGCCGGCCGCGTGAGCGGGGTGCTCCACCGGGGATGCTGGCTCGACGTCGGCACCCCCGAGCGGCTCGCCGAGGCGCGGCGCCTCGCCGCGGCGCTGGAGGGCGCCCATGGGTGA
- a CDS encoding glutamate--cysteine ligase codes for MGEEIGREVFTEADREAFRARLAEETALLVARCRAGLGGEAAAVGGWELEAWLVDAAGRPAPVNEALLARARGLPLCPELARFNLELNGEARPLRGRALSAIARDLDKTWRAAAEAARELGARLAMIGTLPSARPDDFGPQAMSPLRRYRALNAEVMRLRRGRPVVVEIGGRERLRCARSDLMLEAASTSFQIHLQVEAARAGDLYNAAVAASGPMVAACANAPFLFGRELWAETRIPLFEQAVAVGGPGSPDRVTLGAGYLEGGLEGLFQENLRYPVLLPILFDAPPERFAHLRLHNGTIWRWNRPLVGFDADGRLRLRVEHRVVPAGPTVADAVANAALFFGLAHRLAALGPELARRLPFAAARANLYAAARHGLAARLRWLDGREREARALWLEELLPLAHEGLARLGLDGADAAAHLAVVEARLQRRRTGADWQRAWVARHGADMVRLTEAYLARQDGGAPVCEWEV; via the coding sequence ATGGGTGAGGAGATCGGGCGCGAGGTCTTTACCGAGGCCGACCGCGAGGCCTTCCGCGCCCGCCTCGCCGAGGAGACGGCGCTGTTGGTGGCGCGCTGCCGCGCGGGGCTCGGCGGCGAGGCGGCGGCGGTGGGGGGCTGGGAGCTCGAGGCCTGGCTGGTGGATGCCGCGGGGCGGCCGGCGCCGGTCAACGAGGCGCTGCTCGCGCGTGCCCGCGGGCTGCCGCTGTGTCCGGAGCTCGCCCGCTTCAACCTCGAGCTCAACGGCGAGGCGAGGCCGCTGCGCGGGCGGGCCCTCAGCGCCATCGCCCGCGATCTCGACAAGACCTGGCGCGCCGCCGCGGAGGCGGCGCGCGAGCTCGGGGCGCGCCTGGCCATGATCGGGACCCTGCCGAGCGCACGCCCCGACGACTTCGGGCCGCAGGCGATGTCGCCGCTGCGCCGCTACCGCGCCCTCAACGCGGAGGTCATGCGTCTGCGCCGCGGGCGGCCGGTGGTGGTGGAGATCGGCGGGCGCGAGCGGCTGCGCTGCGCCCGTTCGGACCTCATGCTGGAGGCGGCCTCCACCTCCTTCCAGATCCACCTCCAGGTGGAGGCGGCGCGGGCGGGCGACCTCTACAACGCCGCCGTCGCCGCCTCGGGGCCGATGGTGGCCGCCTGCGCCAACGCCCCCTTCCTCTTCGGCCGCGAGCTCTGGGCCGAGACCCGCATCCCGCTCTTCGAGCAGGCGGTGGCGGTGGGCGGGCCGGGCTCGCCCGACCGGGTCACCCTCGGCGCCGGCTACCTCGAGGGGGGGCTGGAGGGGCTGTTCCAGGAGAACCTGCGCTACCCGGTGCTGCTGCCCATCCTCTTCGACGCGCCGCCCGAGCGGTTCGCGCACCTGCGCCTGCACAACGGCACCATCTGGCGCTGGAACCGCCCCCTCGTGGGCTTCGACGCGGACGGGCGGCTGCGGCTGCGGGTCGAGCACCGGGTGGTTCCGGCGGGGCCGACGGTGGCCGACGCGGTGGCCAACGCCGCGCTCTTCTTCGGCCTCGCCCACCGCCTGGCGGCACTGGGGCCGGAGCTGGCGAGGCGGCTGCCGTTCGCGGCCGCGCGTGCGAACCTGTATGCTGCAGCGCGGCACGGGCTCGCGGCGCGCCTGCGCTGGCTCGACGGGCGCGAGCGCGAGGCGCGGGCGCTGTGGCTCGAGGAGCTGCTGCCGCTCGCCCACGAGGGGCTTGCGCGGCTCGGCCTCGACGGCGCCGATGCCGCGGCCCATCTCGCGGTGGTGGAGGCGCGGCTGCAACGGCGGCGCACCGGCGCCGACTGGCAGCGCGCATGGGTGGCACGCCACGGTGCCGACATGGTGCGCCTGACCGAGGCCTACCTCGCCCGCCAGGACGGGGGGGCGCCGGTGTGCGAGTGGGAGGTCTGA